One segment of Niveibacterium microcysteis DNA contains the following:
- a CDS encoding cupin domain-containing protein has product MSVVSTENAEHYVWGEGCDGWHLLKDPALSVIQERVPPGKSEQTHRHALARQFFYILEGRAEMWRAGEVLVLAAGQGIEIPPGVPHQFRNPFDREVVFLVVSSPTTRGDRENL; this is encoded by the coding sequence ATGAGCGTGGTCAGCACCGAGAATGCCGAACACTACGTCTGGGGCGAGGGCTGCGACGGCTGGCATCTGCTCAAGGACCCAGCACTCAGCGTGATCCAGGAGCGCGTGCCGCCAGGCAAGTCGGAGCAGACGCATCGCCATGCGCTGGCGCGTCAGTTCTTCTACATCCTTGAGGGCCGCGCGGAGATGTGGCGCGCAGGTGAGGTGCTTGTTCTTGCGGCGGGGCAGGGGATCGAGATTCCGCCGGGCGTCCCGCATCAGTTTCGCAATCCCTTCGATCGCGAGGTCGTGTTCCTCGTCGTTTCGAGCCCGACCACGCGGGGCGATCGCGAGAACCTCT
- a CDS encoding carbon-nitrogen hydrolase family protein — MTTLANPFTLALAAPPLARSIAEGMRHVADYVAQAATAGAALVCFPEAYVPGMRGLDFDVEAHDAAGLAAALEQTRALARQHRIAVVLPMEWPSKAGGLHILAWVIGPDGEVVGAQTKNQLDPDEDATYTPGDTRQVFELGGLRFGIVICHEGWRYPETVRWAAARGAQLVLHPHFGGSDFAGEVLREWGAPDGPIYEKAMQCRAAENSIWFASVNVGLRYSVSGSAVISPEGRCVAHLGHEGPGLLVTTIDLAAASGRLARRYAPQRYREAGGAA, encoded by the coding sequence GTGACCACACTTGCCAACCCCTTTACGCTTGCCCTTGCTGCGCCGCCACTTGCTCGGTCCATCGCCGAAGGCATGCGGCATGTGGCCGACTATGTTGCCCAGGCGGCCACAGCGGGTGCAGCGCTGGTCTGCTTCCCCGAGGCCTATGTGCCGGGGATGCGCGGGCTGGATTTCGACGTCGAAGCGCATGACGCGGCTGGTCTCGCGGCGGCGCTGGAGCAGACCCGTGCGCTGGCCCGGCAGCACCGCATCGCGGTCGTGCTGCCGATGGAGTGGCCGAGCAAGGCAGGCGGGCTGCACATTCTGGCGTGGGTGATCGGGCCAGACGGCGAGGTCGTGGGGGCGCAGACGAAGAACCAGCTTGATCCGGATGAGGATGCCACCTACACGCCGGGAGATACGCGCCAAGTGTTCGAACTGGGTGGGCTGCGTTTCGGGATCGTCATCTGCCACGAAGGCTGGCGCTACCCGGAAACAGTGCGCTGGGCGGCGGCGCGCGGTGCGCAGCTGGTGCTGCACCCCCACTTCGGTGGCAGTGATTTCGCGGGCGAGGTGCTGCGCGAGTGGGGTGCCCCAGACGGGCCGATCTACGAAAAGGCCATGCAATGCCGCGCGGCTGAAAACAGCATCTGGTTTGCCAGCGTGAACGTCGGCCTGCGCTATTCGGTGTCCGGCAGCGCGGTGATTTCGCCAGAGGGCCGCTGCGTCGCCCACTTGGGGCATGAGGGGCCAGGATTGTTGGTGACCACGATCGACCTGGCCGCTGCAAGTGGCCGCCTCGCACGCCGCTATGCGCCGCAGCGCTATCGTGAAGCGGGAGGTGCCGCATGA
- the ycaO gene encoding 30S ribosomal protein S12 methylthiotransferase accessory factor YcaO, whose translation MTAPEHFIPGKDASLEASIARLQGLLAERGFRLEEHAWLNPVADCWSVHLRDADCPLLYTNGKGGSQLAARASALGEFVERASCNHFWSHYHLGETIAQHEFAHTPHERWFPLGEDESWPSGLLDAALQDFYNPDASVPASHLVEHNSGNAARGICALPHVRQRDGETLWMPVNLIGNLYVSNGLAAGNSAEEARTQALSEILERHVKFRVLREDLCLPEVPAEVLERHPRIAAGVAALRDAGFGIRVQDASLGGEFPVMAVTLLNPADHGCYASFGAHPRFEVALERALTELLQGRALDALTGFPPPAFDADEVADPSNIETHFVDSSGVVGWRLLAGTPDFDFADWDFAGSTADEFRHLCDTIHAAGHDILIADFDHLGAYACRIVVPGMSEIYPVEDLEWENNSVGNLLRPALQRLPELDEAECEALRDALESLDLADERPVAALIGLAPDVDSPWRTLRVGELKALLALAVGDTDAAAEGCAWVSQFGHLDAARARVYRALEAVLRLPPGDRYGPALDALYGREALATAEALASGKLRFFGLDVLGPNFEASATHQRLLAAYRKVWPTLR comes from the coding sequence ATGACCGCCCCCGAACATTTCATCCCGGGCAAGGACGCCTCACTCGAAGCGAGCATCGCGCGCCTGCAAGGCCTGCTCGCCGAGCGCGGCTTCCGGCTCGAAGAGCACGCCTGGCTCAACCCGGTCGCCGACTGCTGGTCGGTGCATCTGCGCGACGCCGATTGCCCGCTGCTCTACACCAACGGCAAGGGCGGTTCGCAGCTGGCAGCCCGCGCCAGCGCGCTTGGCGAATTTGTCGAGCGCGCAAGCTGCAATCACTTCTGGTCGCACTACCACCTTGGCGAGACGATCGCACAGCACGAGTTCGCCCACACGCCGCATGAGCGCTGGTTCCCGCTCGGTGAGGACGAAAGCTGGCCAAGCGGTTTGCTGGACGCCGCGTTGCAGGATTTCTACAACCCGGACGCCAGCGTGCCCGCCTCGCACCTTGTCGAGCACAACAGTGGCAACGCCGCTCGCGGCATCTGCGCGCTACCGCATGTACGCCAACGCGATGGCGAGACGCTGTGGATGCCGGTGAACCTGATCGGCAATCTCTACGTCAGCAACGGGCTCGCGGCCGGCAATTCCGCCGAAGAGGCGCGGACCCAGGCGCTGTCGGAGATCCTTGAGCGCCATGTGAAGTTCCGCGTGCTGCGCGAAGATCTCTGCCTGCCCGAAGTGCCGGCCGAGGTGCTGGAGCGCCATCCGCGCATCGCCGCCGGCGTGGCTGCACTGCGCGACGCCGGCTTCGGCATCCGCGTTCAGGATGCTTCGCTCGGCGGTGAATTCCCGGTGATGGCGGTGACGTTGTTGAACCCGGCAGACCACGGCTGCTACGCCAGCTTCGGCGCACACCCGCGCTTCGAGGTTGCGCTGGAACGTGCGCTCACCGAACTGCTGCAAGGGCGCGCGCTCGACGCACTCACGGGCTTTCCGCCGCCGGCCTTCGACGCCGACGAGGTCGCCGATCCGTCGAACATCGAAACGCATTTCGTTGATTCATCCGGCGTCGTCGGTTGGCGGCTGCTCGCAGGCACGCCGGACTTCGACTTTGCGGACTGGGATTTTGCCGGCAGCACAGCAGACGAATTCCGCCATCTGTGCGACACGATCCACGCCGCCGGGCACGACATCCTCATCGCGGACTTCGATCACCTGGGCGCGTACGCCTGCCGCATCGTCGTGCCGGGCATGTCAGAGATTTACCCGGTCGAAGATCTGGAATGGGAGAACAACAGCGTCGGCAACCTGCTGCGCCCGGCGCTGCAACGCTTGCCGGAGCTCGACGAGGCCGAGTGCGAAGCCTTGCGCGACGCGCTCGAAAGCCTTGATCTCGCCGACGAACGCCCGGTTGCCGCGTTGATCGGGCTCGCGCCCGACGTCGATTCGCCCTGGCGCACGCTTCGGGTCGGGGAGCTGAAGGCGCTGCTCGCACTGGCAGTTGGCGACACCGACGCCGCTGCGGAGGGCTGCGCATGGGTCAGCCAGTTCGGCCACCTGGACGCGGCTCGAGCGCGCGTTTACCGGGCGCTGGAGGCCGTGCTGCGTCTGCCTCCGGGTGACCGCTACGGGCCGGCGCTCGATGCGCTCTACGGCAGAGAAGCGCTGGCCACTGCCGAAGCGCTTGCGAGCGGGAAGCTGCGCTTCTTCGGCCTTGATGTGCTGGGACCCAACTTCGAAGCCAGCGCCACGCATCAGCGGCTGCTCGCTGCCTATCGAAAGGTGTGGCCAACGCTTCGCTGA
- a CDS encoding DUF1161 domain-containing protein gives MKKLVLGLACALAVAPAFAKMDCETLKGQITEKIEGKGVKDYSLEIVAKGEGKDGKIVGSCDGGTKEIVYRRTKGEAKAEAKPEGK, from the coding sequence ATGAAGAAGCTCGTGCTTGGCCTGGCATGTGCGCTGGCTGTTGCGCCCGCATTTGCCAAGATGGACTGTGAAACCCTGAAAGGGCAGATCACGGAAAAGATCGAGGGCAAGGGGGTGAAGGACTACAGCCTCGAGATCGTCGCGAAGGGCGAAGGCAAGGACGGCAAGATCGTCGGCTCCTGCGACGGTGGCACGAAGGAGATCGTCTACCGGCGTACCAAGGGCGAAGCCAAGGCGGAAGCGAAGCCGGAAGGCAAGTAG
- a CDS encoding class I SAM-dependent methyltransferase, whose translation MNKTYEVRPGQSVELLKELHILTRDGKMNQDSRRKLKQVYHLYHFIEPLLQDVLGSHADVNLVDHGAGKSYLGFILYDLFFKEAAPQGTVWGIETRDELVTRSRELAAQLGFGGMHFLNLSVADSITSTALPARIDVVTALHACNTATDDAIRFALAKRARHIVLVPCCQAEVAAVLRKNKGRALKSPLTELWRHPIHTREFGSQVTNVLRCLQLEAHGYQVNVTELVGWEHSMKNELIIASDKNLPRNRPSERLQEILQTLGLEELGERFFVPAAAAKSA comes from the coding sequence ATGAACAAGACCTACGAAGTCCGCCCCGGCCAATCCGTCGAACTGCTGAAGGAACTCCATATCCTGACTCGCGACGGCAAGATGAACCAGGACAGCCGGCGCAAGCTCAAGCAGGTCTACCACCTGTATCACTTCATCGAACCGCTGCTGCAGGATGTACTCGGCAGCCATGCGGACGTGAACCTGGTGGACCACGGGGCGGGCAAGTCCTATCTCGGCTTCATCCTGTACGACCTGTTCTTCAAGGAAGCCGCACCGCAAGGCACCGTCTGGGGCATCGAAACGCGCGACGAACTGGTGACGCGTTCGCGCGAGCTGGCGGCGCAGTTGGGCTTTGGCGGCATGCATTTCCTCAACCTGTCCGTAGCAGATTCGATCACTTCGACCGCGCTGCCGGCGCGCATCGACGTCGTCACCGCGCTGCACGCCTGCAACACCGCCACTGATGACGCGATCCGCTTTGCCCTCGCCAAGCGTGCGCGCCATATCGTGCTGGTGCCCTGCTGCCAGGCCGAGGTGGCCGCGGTGCTGCGCAAAAACAAGGGGCGAGCGCTCAAGTCACCGCTGACCGAACTGTGGCGCCACCCGATCCACACGCGCGAATTTGGCAGCCAGGTCACCAATGTGTTGCGTTGCCTGCAACTGGAAGCGCATGGCTACCAGGTAAACGTGACCGAACTGGTAGGCTGGGAACACTCGATGAAGAACGAGCTGATCATCGCCAGCGACAAGAATCTGCCGCGCAATCGCCCAAGCGAACGCCTGCAGGAGATTCTGCAGACGCTGGGGCTGGAAGAGCTTGGCGAGCGCTTCTTCGTGCCCGCCGCCGCTGCTAAGTCGGCGTAG